The Acidobacteriota bacterium genome has a segment encoding these proteins:
- a CDS encoding M23 family metallopeptidase, whose protein sequence is MQRLILFVFCCWVASAMALADSRVEVEQGGVARWDADGIEACGMDGRTFRPVDGSCWFPVDFGRRPGHVEIAAYLRGGASETGWLVITEREFETQEIEFPDDRFVDLSPEDLARHHREQAKVKPLFRRGWSTPPLFTLPLGPPSDNLPEGGGFGARRIFNGEPKNPHTGTDYAIPAGTAVKAVEAGKVALVEEHFFSGLATYVNHGHGLVSMYFHMQEAPLEAGAMVEKGDALGEVGSTGRSTGPHLHLGLRWRGARIDPDWLRDRFGEIPAVQPAP, encoded by the coding sequence ATGCAGCGATTGATTCTCTTTGTATTTTGCTGCTGGGTGGCCAGCGCCATGGCGCTGGCCGATTCGCGGGTGGAAGTGGAGCAGGGAGGTGTTGCCCGTTGGGATGCCGACGGCATTGAAGCCTGCGGTATGGACGGCCGGACCTTTCGGCCCGTCGATGGAAGCTGTTGGTTTCCGGTGGACTTCGGCCGTCGGCCGGGTCACGTGGAGATCGCTGCCTATCTGCGAGGAGGTGCCTCCGAGACCGGTTGGTTGGTCATCACGGAGCGCGAGTTCGAAACCCAGGAGATCGAGTTTCCGGACGACCGATTTGTTGATCTGAGCCCGGAGGATCTGGCGCGGCACCACCGAGAGCAGGCGAAGGTCAAGCCTTTGTTCCGAAGAGGTTGGTCCACGCCGCCTCTCTTCACCTTGCCCTTGGGACCGCCGTCGGACAATCTGCCCGAGGGTGGCGGGTTCGGCGCCAGGCGGATCTTCAACGGCGAGCCCAAGAATCCTCACACCGGGACCGACTATGCGATTCCCGCGGGTACGGCCGTGAAGGCGGTCGAGGCCGGCAAAGTCGCGCTGGTCGAAGAGCACTTTTTCTCCGGACTCGCCACCTACGTGAACCACGGCCATGGCCTGGTCAGCATGTACTTTCACATGCAGGAGGCTCCTCTCGAGGCAGGAGCGATGGTGGAGAAGGGGGACGCCCTCGGCGAGGTCGGCTCTACCGGCCGCTCTACGGGTCCGCACCTTCATCTCGGATTGCGCTGGAGAGGAGCGCGAATCGACCCGGACTGGCTGCGCGATCGGTTCGGGGAGATCCCCGCCGTGCAGCCTGCGCCCTGA
- a CDS encoding GlsB/YeaQ/YmgE family stress response membrane protein, producing MDIIWFLIVGAIAGWLAGVLMKGRGLGLVGNLILGILGGLLGGFLFPYLGISLGSGILGAILSATIGAVLLLLIIGLIKRA from the coding sequence ATGGACATCATCTGGTTCTTGATCGTTGGAGCCATCGCCGGTTGGCTGGCCGGAGTCCTCATGAAGGGGCGCGGACTGGGGCTGGTGGGCAATTTGATCCTTGGGATTCTGGGGGGCTTGCTCGGTGGTTTTCTCTTCCCCTACCTGGGCATCTCCCTGGGGAGCGGGATTCTCGGAGCCATCCTGAGCGCCACCATCGGCGCCGTGCTGCTGCTCTTGATCATCGGGCTCATCAAACGAGCTTGA
- a CDS encoding ester cyclase: MNSPAIPQSAPAEPQAVGLARRLVDEVWNQQDEGAVTALMPHSFAWNEDRTIGPTRVSGMGGRSMLQEVRANHAAFPDFEVNVTDAFWDDQGRALVLIHASGTHTGEVRLGNNRVTDGKVLEASGAKLQATGWLLVKTRDGKILGVSPSWNPRSLLQQAAGVEPEDLA; the protein is encoded by the coding sequence ATGAACTCTCCCGCCATCCCGCAATCGGCACCCGCGGAACCGCAGGCCGTCGGTCTCGCCCGGCGCCTGGTCGACGAAGTCTGGAACCAGCAGGACGAGGGTGCCGTCACCGCCCTGATGCCTCACTCCTTCGCCTGGAACGAAGACCGGACCATCGGTCCCACCCGGGTGAGCGGAATGGGCGGGCGCTCCATGCTGCAAGAGGTGCGTGCCAACCATGCTGCCTTCCCGGACTTTGAGGTGAACGTCACCGATGCCTTCTGGGACGACCAGGGCCGGGCCCTGGTTCTCATCCACGCCTCCGGCACCCATACCGGTGAAGTGCGCCTGGGCAACAATCGGGTGACCGACGGCAAGGTGCTCGAAGCGAGCGGCGCGAAGCTGCAGGCGACCGGTTGGCTCTTGGTGAAAACCCGGGACGGCAAGATTTTGGGTGTCAGCCCGTCCTGGAATCCCAGGTCCTTGCTCCAGCAGGCGGCGGGGGTGGAGCCGGAGGATCTGGCCTGA